The Balneola sp. DNA segment CAGATAAAATATTTTTCATTGATCATAGTAATTGGACCCTATATATGGCTAAGAAAGATGGTACAATTCTGGATCGGGCAGGAGGTATTGGTCGAGGTCCGGGAGAATTTTCAGTAATTAATGATTTGCATGTATATGAAGAGGATAAAGTACTACAGGTTTTAGATAAAAGGTCAAAAAGATTTACTTATTACAACTTTGAAGCTGATAGTCTTGAATTTTTACATACAATTTCTTTGCCAAATTATGGAGGTTTAAGGCTCCAGAATTTATATGGGATAAAAGGTATGCATGTAGGAGTATTCCATCAACTAGAACAGAGTGGGGGTGATGTATCAAAAAATAGGGTAAAAGTGTTCTCCCTTAACAATTCATTTACAACAAAAGAAGAGTTTTTTGATGTTGAGGGTTCAGAATTGATAGAAACCCAATTAAATGGAAATAAATTTTTTACCGAGAATTTATTCGGAAATGAAACGGTTTGGAATTTTTCTGATGGAAAGCTGTTTTTTGGAAATGCGGAAAATTTGAATTTTAAAGTAATAAGTATTGAAAACAGGGAAATATCTGAAATAAACATTCCCGAAATTCCAGACAATCTTAACAATCAGCTCGCTACAGAATATGTACTATCAAAATATTCAATGTTTTTTACCCAATATCCTGAATATGAAAAGTACTTTAAAGAACGAAAGTTTCTTCCGTTCTATAGTTCTATTTATGCAAGAGGGGATTTCCTCTACATTCCGCTTACCAAATATAGAAATGAAAAAAGCTTCATTCTACGTTATAATTTAGAATTAGAACAAATGGAAAAAATTGAAACCCCTTCTAATTTTTTTATGAAAGGGGTTAACGATAATGGCATTTATGGCATAACAGTTGAGGATGATTCTGGTGAGCTTAATGT contains these protein-coding regions:
- a CDS encoding 6-bladed beta-propeller, producing the protein MSLMLFGILSASPNQCIDIYNDCYDANPYDEETQAFYYLGNVNGCKASKKVCSELQVNQVSMNQIYSFFSKVILSTVTVLLFNCIDTHKNNFTNNFDKYVFDLPSIKVDKFDIYINDESINTIHSNINNTVSDKIFFIDHSNWTLYMAKKDGTILDRAGGIGRGPGEFSVINDLHVYEEDKVLQVLDKRSKRFTYYNFEADSLEFLHTISLPNYGGLRLQNLYGIKGMHVGVFHQLEQSGGDVSKNRVKVFSLNNSFTTKEEFFDVEGSELIETQLNGNKFFTENLFGNETVWNFSDGKLFFGNAENLNFKVISIENREISEINIPEIPDNLNNQLATEYVLSKYSMFFTQYPEYEKYFKERKFLPFYSSIYARGDFLYIPLTKYRNEKSFILRYNLELEQMEKIETPSNFFMKGVNDNGIYGITVEDDSGELNVSILEFN